The following proteins are encoded in a genomic region of Vibrio sinaloensis:
- a CDS encoding DUF2804 domain-containing protein, with the protein MPHPLPFERLIDAQGAPTFGCFDAIPMTLDSEHFDYRNGMDNKASRLAKHFHFKQFQFVSVFTERYVIGIALADIRYLTTGFCYLYDRDHNRLIENSWLRPLGFSSQMSASSYQGQSSIAGGALKFEFHQGQWRVCVNSQLLACELRLTPTNNSLPLALCTPTGYSGWTYTQKHNALKVSGSLQVNGQSVDLSNSLAGYDFSAGYMRRETSWRWASISAASGEVSLGLNLAAGVNETGGSENTLWVDGERDLLGAVQFHFKRDDLKSPWKITSQDGRIDLTFEPLNLRSEKLNLGVLKSNFRQFIGHFSGEIIASDGTVHRLDQIIGLTEDHFAKW; encoded by the coding sequence ATGCCTCATCCACTTCCGTTCGAACGCTTAATTGATGCTCAAGGAGCGCCAACATTCGGCTGTTTTGACGCCATACCAATGACGCTCGACAGCGAACACTTTGACTATCGAAACGGGATGGACAACAAGGCGAGTCGCCTTGCCAAGCACTTTCACTTCAAGCAATTTCAGTTCGTCAGCGTGTTTACTGAGCGCTATGTGATTGGTATTGCCCTCGCCGACATTCGTTACCTTACGACCGGGTTTTGCTACCTCTATGACCGAGACCATAACCGCCTGATCGAGAACAGTTGGCTTAGACCGCTGGGATTTTCAAGCCAGATGTCCGCTTCTAGCTATCAGGGGCAGAGCTCTATAGCCGGTGGCGCACTGAAGTTTGAGTTTCACCAAGGGCAGTGGCGGGTTTGTGTTAATAGCCAGCTGTTGGCGTGCGAACTGCGCCTCACTCCAACCAATAACAGCCTACCGCTCGCGCTGTGCACACCCACTGGTTACTCAGGTTGGACATACACTCAAAAACACAATGCTCTTAAGGTGAGCGGTAGTTTGCAGGTAAATGGCCAATCAGTGGACCTCAGCAATTCTTTGGCAGGCTACGACTTCTCCGCTGGCTACATGCGCCGCGAAACCAGTTGGCGCTGGGCCAGTATCAGTGCCGCCAGCGGTGAGGTTTCGCTAGGGCTCAATCTTGCGGCAGGTGTCAACGAAACCGGAGGCAGTGAGAACACCTTGTGGGTCGATGGCGAAAGAGACTTGCTCGGCGCGGTGCAGTTTCACTTCAAGCGCGATGACCTTAAGTCTCCTTGGAAAATCACTAGTCAAGATGGTCGGATTGACCTCACTTTTGAGCCGCTGAATCTGCGCAGTGAGAAACTCAACTTAGGGGTACTGAAAAGCAACTTCCGCCAGTTCATTGGTCACTTTAGCGGCGAGATCATCGCCAGTGATGGCACAGTTCATCGACTTGATCAGATCATTGGTTTAACTGAAGACCACTTTGCTAAGTGGTGA
- a CDS encoding DUF2058 domain-containing protein: MAKLTLQEQMLKAGLVNEKKLKKAKKGSKKSRVQAREVKAAVEENKRLQQERDKALSNEQKEQRLSKEIQAQIKQLVEMNKLDQKDGDIKYNFTDGTLVKSIYVEPLVRDQLAKGILSIARHDEAYVVIPSSVAKKIALRDESVLIEQNAPAEELADEDDPYADFVVPDDLMW; the protein is encoded by the coding sequence ATGGCAAAACTGACCCTTCAAGAACAAATGCTGAAAGCCGGCTTGGTAAACGAGAAAAAATTGAAAAAAGCCAAAAAAGGCTCGAAGAAATCACGAGTGCAGGCGCGTGAAGTCAAAGCGGCGGTTGAAGAAAATAAACGTTTGCAGCAAGAGCGCGATAAAGCGCTGAGCAATGAGCAGAAAGAGCAGCGACTCAGCAAAGAGATCCAGGCGCAAATTAAGCAGCTGGTTGAGATGAATAAGCTGGATCAGAAAGACGGAGACATCAAGTACAACTTTACTGATGGTACCTTAGTTAAATCGATTTACGTTGAGCCGTTGGTTCGAGATCAGCTTGCCAAAGGCATCCTTTCGATAGCGCGTCACGATGAAGCGTATGTGGTGATCCCAAGCAGTGTGGCGAAGAAGATTGCATTGCGTGATGAGAGTGTCTTGATCGAGCAAAACGCGCCAGCCGAAGAGTTGGCGGACGAGGATGATCCGTATGCTGACTTTGTCGTGCCCGATGATTTAATGTGGTAA
- a CDS encoding AraC family transcriptional regulator, translating into MTIISHYLPTDHRHQLGTMDVALLLQVANQHGIDTTQLLAMMPYSLPELASGQAQMTYADKLVLFRAANQAFQGNGLGLLCGEQARLSHFGVLGYAVLSSATIEQALRTGLKYLNLNGPLFSVTLIKQQGRASIVMENVLDIGELLPFCSEYFLSALLTLFDELTGQPLSDAMLTFPYAAPNYVADYQRRFGDNLVFDHTHLSLSFDAQQLALPVKTHNVNQLKQYLHSCAAVCETLASPHRLPNQIKAMLYQSGGQFPSLSKLAAQYGCSERTLRRRLTEYNTCYQTLLSEARVDLAKEYILGTQLTVEEIGFRLGYSDAANFRRGFKRLTGQTPQQFRGNKLKKLAR; encoded by the coding sequence ATGACAATCATTAGCCACTATCTACCTACCGACCACCGTCACCAGCTCGGGACGATGGACGTCGCTTTGCTACTCCAAGTTGCCAACCAGCATGGTATCGACACCACCCAATTGTTAGCAATGATGCCATATTCGCTGCCAGAGCTGGCGTCAGGCCAAGCGCAGATGACCTATGCTGACAAGTTGGTGCTGTTTCGCGCGGCTAACCAAGCGTTTCAGGGGAACGGGCTGGGGTTATTGTGCGGCGAGCAGGCCAGATTAAGCCACTTTGGTGTATTAGGCTATGCAGTGCTGAGCAGTGCAACGATTGAACAGGCGCTGCGCACCGGATTGAAATACCTTAATCTCAATGGCCCGCTGTTTTCGGTGACCTTGATTAAGCAACAAGGACGGGCATCGATCGTGATGGAAAATGTGCTCGACATCGGTGAGTTATTGCCATTTTGCAGTGAGTACTTTCTCAGCGCGCTGCTGACGCTATTTGACGAGCTAACCGGTCAGCCGTTATCGGATGCGATGCTTACCTTTCCCTATGCTGCGCCAAATTACGTGGCCGACTATCAGCGTCGTTTTGGCGACAATCTCGTGTTTGACCACACCCATTTATCACTCTCGTTTGACGCTCAGCAACTGGCATTACCGGTCAAAACTCACAACGTTAACCAACTTAAGCAGTATCTTCACTCCTGCGCAGCGGTGTGTGAAACCTTGGCCTCACCGCATCGGTTACCCAATCAAATTAAAGCAATGTTGTATCAATCTGGCGGTCAGTTTCCGAGTTTGTCGAAGTTGGCAGCGCAATATGGCTGCTCTGAGAGGACGCTACGTCGGCGCTTAACCGAATACAACACCTGTTATCAAACATTACTTAGTGAAGCGCGGGTCGATTTAGCGAAAGAGTATATACTGGGCACTCAACTGACGGTCGAGGAGATCGGCTTTCGCCTTGGTTATAGTGATGCGGCTAACTTTAGGCGCGGTTTCAAACGTTTAACCGGGCAAACGCCGCAGCAGTTTCGTGGAAATAAATTAAAAAAGCTGGCTCGATAG
- a CDS encoding L-serine ammonia-lyase, which translates to MLSIFDIYKIGVGPSSSHTNGPMLAGYHFTGLIEANLDEVVRIQVDLYGSLSLTGIGHHTDRATILGLLGNKPDTIKITSANQAMREAIEKGVMSVAGRHPIPFNYQTDMLFHEENLPLHENGMMITAWDSQGKAVGSETYYSIGGGFVVTEDELKTGSKSAPVEVQFPFSSADEMLAQAEKHGMSLGGMILQNERAFHDMQVIEQRAEQIWRVMTRCMERGFETEGILDGGLNVTRRAPNLLKKLEANAAIENDPMEIMDWINLFAFAVSEENAAGGQVVTSPTNGAAGVIPAVLMYYHRFIKALDTKQLKDFLAVSGAIGILYKTNASISGAEVGCQGEVGVSSSMAAAGLTALRGGSNEQICIAAEIAMEHSLGMTCDPIGGLVQVPCIERNAMGAMKAINASRMALKRNSKCLISLDKVIETMYQTGKDMNKKYRETSLGGLALIHLAPPCE; encoded by the coding sequence ATGCTGTCTATCTTTGACATTTATAAGATCGGTGTCGGGCCGTCGAGCTCTCACACCAATGGGCCTATGCTCGCAGGTTACCATTTCACAGGTTTGATTGAAGCAAACTTGGACGAGGTGGTGCGTATTCAAGTGGATCTCTATGGGTCTCTTTCACTGACCGGAATCGGGCATCATACCGATCGGGCGACGATTTTGGGTTTGCTGGGAAATAAACCAGACACCATCAAAATCACCTCCGCAAACCAAGCGATGCGTGAGGCAATAGAGAAAGGCGTGATGTCTGTTGCTGGTCGCCATCCGATCCCGTTCAACTATCAAACCGACATGTTGTTCCACGAAGAAAACCTTCCTTTGCACGAGAATGGCATGATGATTACTGCTTGGGATTCTCAGGGAAAAGCAGTTGGATCTGAAACGTATTACTCTATCGGGGGCGGCTTTGTTGTCACGGAAGATGAACTGAAAACTGGCAGCAAGAGTGCACCCGTTGAGGTTCAGTTCCCGTTTTCTAGTGCAGATGAAATGTTGGCACAAGCAGAGAAGCATGGCATGAGCCTAGGTGGGATGATTCTACAAAACGAGCGAGCGTTCCACGACATGCAGGTTATTGAACAGCGCGCAGAGCAGATCTGGCGAGTGATGACCCGATGCATGGAAAGAGGGTTCGAAACGGAAGGCATCTTGGATGGAGGCTTGAACGTGACTCGTCGAGCGCCGAACTTACTGAAGAAGCTCGAAGCCAACGCCGCGATAGAGAACGATCCGATGGAAATCATGGATTGGATAAACTTGTTCGCGTTTGCGGTGAGTGAAGAAAATGCCGCTGGTGGCCAGGTAGTCACATCGCCTACCAATGGCGCTGCTGGTGTGATTCCCGCGGTATTGATGTATTACCACCGTTTTATCAAAGCACTCGACACAAAACAGCTTAAAGACTTTCTTGCCGTGTCAGGCGCGATTGGCATTTTGTACAAAACCAACGCGTCCATTTCAGGGGCTGAGGTAGGTTGTCAAGGTGAGGTTGGGGTGTCTTCATCAATGGCAGCCGCTGGTCTAACAGCGCTGCGGGGTGGCAGCAATGAGCAGATTTGCATTGCGGCAGAAATCGCAATGGAACATTCATTGGGTATGACCTGTGACCCGATTGGTGGCTTAGTTCAAGTGCCTTGTATCGAGCGTAATGCGATGGGAGCAATGAAGGCGATCAATGCCTCGAGAATGGCGCTCAAGCGAAACAGTAAATGTCTGATTTCACTGGATAAGGTAATTGAAACTATGTACCAAACAGGTAAAGACATGAACAAAAAGTATCGCGAAACGTCATTGGGCGGTCTTGCTTTGATTCATCTTGCGCCACCGTGTGAATGA
- a CDS encoding sterol desaturase family protein, translating into MTITTIIDNPEWLLMLLAPLFIALMLAEYWLGQRGGRLPDNSAYHWPEVVCNFTLAGMHQLADLVTGLLIVQLYLWLFGWRWFEIEMSIGNFLLLLVLQDFCYYWFHRASHRVRWMWAAHVTHHSSERMNFSTAFRQSLMYPIAGMWLFWVPLVIIGFEPKWVVFAVLLNLGLQFFVHTQWIRSLGWLEWVFNTPSHHRVHHGHNPQYIDKNYAGVLIIWDKLFATFEPEVEPVRYGVTKPVNSFNPLVVTFSEWQRLLLDLRAKGLTWPQRLRLLFAPPRD; encoded by the coding sequence ATGACTATCACCACCATCATCGACAACCCGGAGTGGCTGCTTATGCTACTCGCACCGCTTTTCATCGCGCTGATGCTCGCTGAATACTGGCTTGGTCAAAGAGGTGGCCGGCTACCCGACAACTCGGCATATCACTGGCCAGAAGTGGTGTGCAATTTTACTTTAGCTGGCATGCACCAGTTGGCCGATTTGGTCACGGGTTTATTGATCGTGCAACTCTACTTATGGCTGTTCGGGTGGCGCTGGTTTGAGATTGAGATGTCAATTGGCAATTTCTTACTGCTACTCGTGTTGCAAGATTTTTGCTACTACTGGTTCCACCGTGCCAGCCACAGAGTACGCTGGATGTGGGCCGCCCACGTGACCCACCACAGCTCTGAACGTATGAACTTCAGCACTGCATTTCGCCAAAGCTTAATGTACCCCATCGCAGGCATGTGGCTATTTTGGGTACCGCTAGTGATCATAGGATTTGAGCCCAAATGGGTGGTGTTCGCTGTGCTGTTAAATCTCGGCCTGCAGTTTTTTGTCCATACTCAATGGATTCGCTCACTTGGCTGGCTGGAATGGGTATTCAACACGCCTTCTCACCATCGCGTCCACCATGGGCATAACCCACAGTATATCGATAAGAACTACGCTGGCGTGTTGATCATTTGGGACAAACTGTTTGCCACTTTCGAGCCCGAGGTCGAGCCGGTGCGCTATGGTGTCACCAAGCCAGTCAACAGCTTCAACCCACTGGTGGTCACCTTTAGCGAGTGGCAGCGCTTGTTGCTTGACCTCCGCGCCAAAGGACTAACCTGGCCACAGCGACTGCGGCTGCTTTTCGCTCCACCTCGAGACTAA
- the speA gene encoding arginine decarboxylase, which translates to MENNSKLDRVRADYNVDYWSQGFYGIDNQGEVYVSPRSDNAFQVPLSNIVTKLEQQQLSLPVLVRFPQILHQRVHGICEAFNQAIDEYQYQNNYLLVYPIKVNQQKEVVDEILESQAQLETKQLGLEAGSKPELLAVLALAQKASSVIVCNGYKDREYIRLALIGEKLGHKVFIVLEKLSELDLVLNEAKSLGVKPRLGVRIRLASQGAGKWQSSGGEKSKFGLAASQVLTVIDRLKQEDQLDALQLVHFHLGSQMANIRDIRNGVNESARFYCELRAMGAGIEFFDIGGGLAVDYDGTRSQSSNSMNYGLIEYARNIVTTVGDVCEQYTQPVPVIISESGRSLTAHHAVLITNVIGTEAYHPEEVNAPSSDEPTLLHNMWSSWQNLQTGSNARALIEIYNDTQSDLAEVHSQFATGVMNLQQRAWAEQLSLRIYFELSRQMSNKNRFHRPILDQLSERLADKFFVNFSLFQSLPDAWGIDQVFPVLPLSGLENVEDRRAVMLDITCDSDGAIEQYVEGQGIETTLPVPAWTKDQEYLMGFFLVGAYQEILGDMHNLFGDTHSAVVTVDEQGEAQIERIDEGDSVEDMMRYVHIDVEKIRLHYRELVTERVTADEQASILAELEGGLSGYTYLEDF; encoded by the coding sequence GTGGAAAACAATTCCAAACTTGACCGTGTTCGCGCTGATTACAACGTAGATTACTGGAGCCAAGGCTTCTATGGTATCGACAACCAAGGTGAGGTGTATGTCTCTCCTCGCAGCGATAATGCGTTTCAAGTTCCACTGAGCAATATCGTGACCAAACTTGAGCAGCAGCAACTTAGCCTGCCAGTATTGGTTCGATTCCCGCAAATCTTGCACCAACGTGTGCACGGTATCTGCGAGGCGTTCAACCAAGCGATTGATGAATATCAATACCAAAACAACTATCTGTTGGTTTACCCAATTAAGGTTAACCAGCAAAAAGAGGTGGTGGATGAGATTCTGGAGAGCCAGGCTCAGCTTGAAACTAAACAGCTCGGTTTAGAGGCAGGCAGTAAGCCTGAACTTTTGGCGGTGCTGGCGCTTGCGCAAAAAGCCAGCTCAGTGATTGTGTGCAACGGCTACAAAGACAGAGAGTACATTCGCCTCGCGCTTATCGGTGAAAAACTGGGGCACAAGGTATTTATAGTTCTTGAGAAACTGTCAGAGCTTGATCTCGTGCTTAACGAAGCCAAAAGCCTAGGTGTGAAGCCCCGTTTAGGTGTGCGTATCCGCCTTGCCTCTCAAGGTGCAGGTAAATGGCAATCAAGCGGCGGTGAGAAGTCGAAATTCGGCTTGGCCGCGTCTCAAGTATTAACGGTGATCGATCGTTTAAAACAAGAAGATCAGCTCGATGCGCTGCAACTGGTGCATTTCCACCTTGGTTCGCAAATGGCCAACATCCGCGACATTCGTAACGGTGTGAATGAATCGGCGCGTTTCTACTGTGAACTGCGTGCGATGGGCGCTGGGATTGAGTTTTTTGATATCGGTGGCGGTTTGGCCGTCGATTACGACGGCACCCGCAGCCAATCGTCTAACTCGATGAACTACGGTTTGATCGAGTACGCTCGCAACATCGTCACGACTGTCGGCGACGTCTGTGAGCAGTACACTCAGCCAGTGCCAGTGATAATCTCTGAATCGGGCCGCTCTTTGACCGCACACCACGCGGTGCTGATCACAAACGTGATCGGAACAGAGGCGTATCATCCAGAAGAGGTAAACGCACCAAGCAGCGACGAACCGACCCTACTGCACAATATGTGGAGCAGTTGGCAGAATCTACAAACAGGCAGCAATGCGCGGGCACTGATTGAAATTTATAACGATACCCAAAGTGATTTGGCGGAAGTCCACAGTCAATTTGCGACTGGCGTGATGAACCTCCAGCAGCGTGCTTGGGCAGAGCAACTGTCACTACGTATTTACTTTGAGCTCAGTCGCCAAATGAGCAACAAAAACCGCTTCCACCGTCCTATTTTGGATCAGTTAAGCGAGCGCCTAGCGGACAAGTTTTTCGTTAACTTTTCGCTGTTTCAGTCGCTACCTGATGCTTGGGGTATCGATCAAGTGTTCCCGGTCTTGCCTTTGTCTGGACTGGAGAATGTTGAAGATCGCCGCGCGGTGATGCTCGACATCACTTGCGACTCCGATGGGGCGATAGAACAGTATGTAGAAGGCCAAGGGATCGAAACCACATTGCCGGTACCTGCTTGGACCAAAGATCAGGAGTACTTGATGGGCTTCTTCCTTGTGGGTGCCTACCAAGAGATTTTGGGTGATATGCACAACTTGTTTGGTGACACCCATAGCGCGGTGGTCACAGTAGATGAACAGGGTGAAGCCCAGATCGAACGAATTGACGAAGGCGACAGCGTCGAGGACATGATGCGCTACGTACACATTGACGTAGAAAAGATTCGCCTCCATTACCGCGAGCTGGTTACAGAGCGCGTCACCGCCGACGAGCAAGCGTCGATTTTAGCAGAATTAGAAGGTGGCCTAAGCGGTTACACCTACTTAGAGGATTTTTAA
- a CDS encoding MFS transporter, with the protein MTAKKHMSEVPMIQRVTAYLAILVGYFFYCYNFVIIDYVRPYIVEAYDGISLSDTAQFYTWQSLGALIGALSCAWFATRFGKKSTLIAITALNGGATIINMMFTDYATWAAMRFIVGISLGGYFTVAVSMMIGLFQPTVRGKLTAFASSMFSVALMAMGAYAAFISSIDAPWQSLMWVGGVPPLAAAVVMLFILPSDKKVIAYGEEEQHSDQNNAQQEVKKGSWGEMLSKPYRTITITCLLLAGLNFYGYQFFSGFVTTYLKEVRQFDGATIGLIFSISAFGSLFGAWVWGAIADKFGRKVNAFGFILAGIMVSIFFVAPSDVMIGSLNMLALLGLIYNFGLSASAVWGGYFSELFPPHLRSFGAALFHGGRIIGMFAPMVLIFIQERTDLQTAMWGSPIVWIVAGLLWLSLPETLKGGVFDKNKKAQSATA; encoded by the coding sequence ATGACTGCGAAAAAACACATGAGCGAAGTTCCTATGATTCAAAGAGTAACTGCGTATCTTGCGATACTAGTCGGATACTTTTTCTATTGTTATAACTTTGTAATTATTGACTACGTACGCCCTTACATAGTGGAAGCGTATGATGGCATTAGCTTGTCAGATACCGCTCAGTTCTACACCTGGCAATCACTGGGGGCGCTTATTGGTGCTCTATCTTGTGCTTGGTTTGCCACCCGGTTTGGCAAGAAGAGCACCCTAATCGCCATTACAGCGTTAAATGGTGGCGCCACCATTATCAACATGATGTTTACCGACTACGCCACTTGGGCGGCAATGCGATTCATCGTTGGTATTTCTCTGGGTGGTTATTTCACCGTTGCAGTGAGCATGATGATTGGCCTATTTCAACCCACCGTCCGCGGCAAGCTTACTGCTTTCGCCTCTTCTATGTTCTCTGTGGCCTTGATGGCTATGGGTGCTTACGCTGCCTTTATTTCTAGTATTGATGCGCCTTGGCAAAGTCTGATGTGGGTAGGGGGTGTGCCGCCGCTAGCCGCCGCGGTAGTGATGTTATTTATTCTGCCTAGCGATAAAAAAGTGATTGCCTATGGGGAAGAAGAACAACATTCAGACCAGAACAATGCTCAGCAAGAAGTGAAAAAAGGCTCTTGGGGCGAAATGTTAAGCAAGCCGTATCGTACGATTACCATTACTTGTTTACTACTCGCTGGTCTAAACTTCTACGGTTATCAATTCTTCTCAGGCTTCGTGACCACATACTTGAAAGAAGTTCGCCAATTTGATGGTGCAACCATAGGCCTTATCTTCTCAATCTCTGCATTTGGGTCGCTGTTTGGTGCGTGGGTATGGGGCGCTATCGCTGACAAATTTGGTCGTAAAGTGAATGCATTTGGCTTCATTCTTGCGGGCATCATGGTTTCAATCTTCTTCGTTGCGCCAAGTGACGTGATGATCGGTAGCCTTAATATGCTGGCGCTACTCGGTCTTATCTACAACTTCGGTCTGTCAGCATCGGCTGTATGGGGTGGCTACTTCTCAGAGCTGTTCCCTCCACACCTACGTAGCTTTGGTGCCGCGCTATTCCATGGTGGACGTATTATCGGCATGTTCGCGCCAATGGTCCTTATTTTCATCCAAGAGCGTACCGACCTACAAACCGCAATGTGGGGCTCACCGATTGTCTGGATTGTCGCTGGTCTACTATGGCTATCTCTACCAGAAACACTGAAAGGCGGCGTGTTCGACAAGAACAAGAAAGCGCAATCAGCCACTGCTTAA
- a CDS encoding sodium:solute symporter: MVTYSSLIVIAAYIATTLLISYLVNRRYRVGGDFSTGGKQFGWFTAGVSILATYISAMTFVGMPGWVYSSGMEAMSIHLNYPIVIFFAVIFFVPVFYKLGLTSIYEYLEHRFGVYARTINSIVFIVVQCISAGVILYAVALILVHVLPIDIFQAIIYISIFTAGYTYAGGISTVIWTDMLQSAVLVLGSIAIFIILLTHIDAAEHLSREQLNILNLNLDLGVDTTLWAGVVAVSFLHLSVYGTNQLIIQRTLATKCEKTAQKSMLLCGYGAFFIYLFFALIGVLLSVFYQDHAFENSNEVILDFVFNHTNPIVIGLIISALAAAAMSTLDSTYNSMATVATFDLYKRFVRKNASDKHYEHVARKMSLLAAALVIIPALLAVSNESVLKTIASLTSIFVGIRLGSFVLGLFWSSANEKGVIAGSIASVIVVFVARFMDIAWPWFAPLGTLVFLVVGVQVSRRWGSVSAEQQIFINNQKHLFAKPAASHYGLLVFAAATIAACVVLPDWLYAALS; the protein is encoded by the coding sequence ATGGTTACGTACTCAAGTTTAATTGTTATTGCCGCGTACATAGCAACCACGCTGCTAATTAGCTACTTGGTGAATAGGCGATATCGCGTTGGTGGTGATTTCTCCACTGGCGGGAAGCAGTTTGGGTGGTTTACGGCTGGGGTGTCTATATTGGCCACCTACATCAGTGCGATGACCTTTGTGGGTATGCCCGGTTGGGTGTATAGCTCGGGTATGGAAGCGATGAGTATTCATCTTAACTATCCCATCGTGATCTTTTTTGCCGTTATCTTTTTTGTTCCGGTTTTTTATAAGCTGGGTTTAACCTCCATCTATGAGTACCTAGAGCACCGATTTGGTGTGTATGCCCGAACCATCAACTCAATTGTTTTTATTGTGGTGCAGTGTATTTCTGCTGGTGTGATTCTTTATGCGGTGGCCCTTATCCTGGTGCATGTTCTGCCGATTGATATTTTCCAAGCCATTATCTACATCAGTATTTTTACCGCTGGTTACACCTATGCTGGTGGAATCTCGACGGTGATTTGGACCGATATGTTGCAGTCTGCGGTGTTGGTTCTAGGTAGCATCGCTATTTTCATTATCTTATTGACCCACATTGATGCGGCAGAGCACTTGTCGCGCGAGCAACTGAATATACTCAACCTAAACTTAGACTTGGGCGTCGATACAACGCTTTGGGCTGGGGTTGTGGCGGTGAGTTTTTTGCACTTGAGTGTGTATGGCACCAATCAGTTGATCATTCAACGCACCCTGGCCACCAAATGTGAGAAAACGGCGCAGAAATCGATGCTGTTGTGTGGCTATGGCGCGTTTTTCATCTATCTGTTCTTTGCGTTAATTGGCGTGCTTCTGAGCGTTTTTTACCAAGATCACGCTTTTGAAAACAGCAATGAAGTGATCCTAGATTTCGTGTTCAATCATACTAACCCGATTGTGATTGGTCTTATCATTTCGGCTCTCGCAGCCGCAGCGATGTCAACCTTGGACTCTACCTATAATTCGATGGCCACTGTGGCCACTTTCGACCTGTACAAACGCTTTGTCCGCAAAAACGCAAGCGATAAGCACTATGAACACGTCGCGCGAAAGATGAGTTTGCTGGCCGCGGCTTTGGTGATTATCCCTGCCTTGCTAGCGGTATCTAACGAGTCGGTACTGAAAACCATTGCCAGTTTAACCTCCATCTTTGTCGGCATTCGATTAGGTTCGTTCGTTTTAGGCCTGTTTTGGTCATCTGCCAATGAGAAAGGCGTGATCGCAGGGAGTATTGCCAGTGTGATTGTAGTCTTTGTCGCGAGATTTATGGACATCGCCTGGCCTTGGTTTGCACCGCTAGGCACCTTGGTATTTCTTGTCGTTGGTGTACAGGTCAGTCGTCGATGGGGCTCGGTGAGTGCTGAGCAACAAATCTTCATCAATAATCAAAAACATCTGTTTGCCAAGCCGGCAGCAAGCCACTATGGCCTGTTGGTGTTCGCTGCCGCGACCATCGCAGCTTGTGTGGTGCTCCCTGATTGGCTTTATGCTGCACTGTCTTAA
- the speB gene encoding agmatinase, which yields MNDLFTKTDYSLYSNSMSFLRRPYLRNPVSADADLVVLGVPLDMATSGRSGARMGPDAIRRASVNLAWEGKKFPWDFNLFDRVKVIDAGDLVFDCGDAEDFTYRLEAATSEILKSGKTMLALGGDHFITLPILRGYAKHYGEMALVHFDAHTDTYANGSSYDHGTMFYHAPNEGLISPKHSVQIGIRTEYKQQDHGFNVINAMQANDLSPEEIVMQIRDIVGDKPVYVTFDIDCLDPAFAPGTGTPVCGGLNSDKVLKIIRGLAGINIIGMDVVEVSPPYDHSDVTALAGATIALELMYAWAAHRDSE from the coding sequence ATGAATGATTTGTTTACTAAAACTGATTATTCGCTCTACTCCAACTCAATGAGCTTCTTGCGTAGACCTTATCTGCGCAATCCAGTTTCTGCCGACGCAGATTTGGTGGTGTTGGGTGTACCGCTGGACATGGCGACCTCAGGTCGGTCTGGCGCTCGAATGGGGCCAGATGCCATTCGCCGAGCCTCGGTCAACTTGGCATGGGAAGGCAAGAAGTTCCCTTGGGACTTTAACTTGTTCGATCGCGTCAAAGTCATTGATGCGGGCGATCTCGTGTTTGATTGTGGCGACGCCGAAGACTTTACTTACCGCCTCGAAGCGGCAACGAGTGAAATCCTTAAGAGTGGTAAAACCATGTTAGCCCTCGGTGGGGACCACTTTATTACCCTGCCAATTTTACGTGGATATGCCAAGCACTATGGTGAAATGGCCCTAGTGCACTTTGATGCCCATACCGACACGTACGCGAACGGCAGCAGTTACGACCACGGGACCATGTTCTACCACGCACCGAATGAAGGTCTAATTTCGCCTAAGCATTCGGTACAAATCGGTATTCGTACTGAATATAAGCAGCAGGATCATGGCTTTAATGTGATTAACGCGATGCAGGCTAACGACCTATCACCAGAGGAAATCGTGATGCAAATTCGCGACATCGTTGGTGACAAGCCAGTGTATGTCACATTTGATATCGACTGTCTCGACCCTGCATTTGCGCCGGGTACCGGTACCCCAGTGTGCGGTGGCCTTAACTCGGACAAGGTACTGAAGATCATTCGTGGTTTAGCCGGTATCAACATCATAGGTATGGATGTGGTCGAAGTATCACCGCCTTATGACCATAGTGATGTCACTGCGCTGGCCGGTGCCACCATCGCCCTTGAGCTGATGTATGCCTGGGCTGCTCATCGCGACAGCGAGTAA